Proteins from a genomic interval of Kitasatospora kifunensis:
- a CDS encoding cytochrome P450, translated as MSPKSPVSYPFPWAPSPDIPADWRTMREGPLLEITLPSGDPALLVTRYKDVRRLFADERLSRNTARYPASRISANNDLFGDPEIDNDPPRYLVERSVVMRAFSARRLEALRPVVRQITADLLDAMEAGGEGAELMEAFAFPLPILVICHMLGVPPQDRAKFRALIDGYLSVSALPDEEVERCRIQYWDYLSELIAAKKAEPGDDLISELISISEEDPEKLTDYQLQHWVKTLLIAGYVTTASQIGTGMAVLLNRPAVADELKADLSLVPSAVEELLRYQIMGTSLGSLRYAIDDIDLLDGTVIPKGSTVLLSVESNMDEEVFEDATKLDIRRQDNHHMTFGAGIHFCAGAALARMELQEATDGLLRRFPGLRLAVRGDELVRPVGGFLAGYAEIPVSW; from the coding sequence GTGAGCCCGAAGAGCCCGGTCAGCTACCCCTTCCCATGGGCCCCGTCGCCGGACATCCCGGCCGACTGGCGGACCATGCGCGAGGGCCCGTTGCTGGAGATCACCCTTCCCAGCGGTGACCCCGCCCTGCTGGTCACCCGCTACAAGGACGTCCGGCGGCTCTTTGCCGACGAGCGGCTGAGCCGCAACACGGCCCGCTACCCGGCGTCCAGGATCTCGGCCAACAACGACCTGTTCGGCGACCCCGAGATCGACAACGACCCGCCGCGCTACCTGGTGGAGCGCAGCGTGGTCATGCGCGCGTTCAGTGCCCGCAGGCTGGAGGCGCTGCGCCCGGTGGTGCGGCAGATCACCGCCGATCTGCTGGACGCGATGGAGGCCGGCGGCGAGGGGGCCGAGCTGATGGAGGCCTTCGCCTTCCCGCTGCCGATCCTGGTGATCTGCCACATGCTGGGTGTCCCGCCGCAGGACCGGGCCAAGTTCCGTGCGCTGATCGACGGTTACCTCTCGGTGAGCGCCCTGCCGGACGAGGAGGTGGAGCGCTGCCGGATCCAGTACTGGGACTACCTCAGCGAGCTGATCGCCGCCAAGAAGGCCGAGCCGGGCGACGACCTGATCAGCGAGCTGATCTCGATCAGCGAGGAGGACCCGGAGAAGCTGACGGACTACCAGCTCCAGCACTGGGTGAAGACGCTGCTGATCGCGGGGTACGTCACCACCGCCTCGCAGATCGGCACCGGGATGGCGGTCCTGCTGAACCGCCCGGCGGTCGCCGACGAGCTCAAGGCCGACCTGTCCCTGGTGCCCTCGGCGGTGGAGGAGCTGCTGCGCTACCAGATCATGGGCACCTCACTGGGCTCGCTGCGCTACGCGATCGACGACATCGACCTGCTGGACGGCACGGTGATCCCCAAGGGCTCCACGGTGCTGCTCTCGGTGGAGTCCAACATGGACGAGGAGGTCTTCGAGGACGCCACCAAGCTCGACATCCGGCGTCAGGACAACCACCACATGACCTTCGGCGCCGGGATCCACTTCTGCGCGGGGGCGGCGCTGGCCCGGATGGAGCTCCAGGAGGCGACGGACGGTCTGCTGCGCCGCTTCCCCGGCCTGCGGCTGGCGGTGCGGGGGGACGAACTGGTGCGCCCGGTCGGCGGGTTCCTGGCCGGCTACGCAGAGATCCCCGTGAGCTGGTGA
- a CDS encoding ferredoxin gives MRVTADGSTCVTSSLCVYRLPQVFDQDAEGRVVVLDPQPPAELRRELLRARRGCPTRSIHLEGEDVPPEVPLG, from the coding sequence ATGCGGGTGACCGCGGACGGCTCGACCTGCGTGACCAGCAGCCTGTGCGTCTACCGGTTGCCGCAGGTCTTCGACCAGGACGCCGAGGGGCGGGTGGTGGTCCTCGATCCGCAGCCGCCCGCCGAGTTGCGCCGCGAGTTGCTGCGCGCCAGGCGCGGCTGCCCGACGCGTTCGATCCACCTGGAGGGCGAGGACGTACCGCCGGAGGTGCCGCTGGGCTGA
- a CDS encoding MarR family winged helix-turn-helix transcriptional regulator produces MTAQQEEGATDARERLIEEFGHVMQEFQRSADTLDQRVADKLGLNRTDLRCLELLFSPTPLSPGELAAKAGLTTGGVTTAIDRLERSGYAARVRDTADRRRVTVEPTEKGYAMVAEIFAPIAQEGADYLRTLDVATLAQMTEFLRFATNQQYEHATQLAQET; encoded by the coding sequence GTGACAGCGCAGCAGGAGGAAGGGGCGACCGACGCCCGCGAGCGGTTGATCGAGGAATTCGGGCACGTGATGCAGGAGTTCCAACGGTCCGCCGACACGCTCGACCAGCGCGTCGCCGACAAGCTGGGGCTCAACCGCACCGACCTGCGCTGCCTGGAACTGCTCTTCAGCCCCACCCCGTTGAGCCCCGGCGAGCTGGCGGCCAAGGCCGGCCTGACCACCGGCGGCGTGACCACCGCCATCGACCGGCTCGAGCGTTCCGGCTACGCGGCCCGGGTGCGGGACACCGCCGACCGGCGGCGGGTGACCGTCGAGCCCACCGAGAAGGGCTACGCGATGGTCGCCGAGATCTTCGCGCCGATCGCCCAGGAGGGCGCCGACTACCTGCGCACGCTGGACGTCGCCACCCTCGCCCAGATGACCGAGTTCCTGCGCTTCGCCACCAACCAGCAGTACGAGCACGCCACGCAGCTCGCCCAGGAAACCTGA
- a CDS encoding FAD-dependent oxidoreductase: MSTKTPLHVLVIGAGFGGLTLAHGLRKAGVSVAVYEKQRSRTDGLYGYRVGIDPTGNRALKDCLPPKLFETFLATCARTPLYFNVLTEKKRRTAAVPLRGDADLINSERSVSRQTLRQVLLTGLEDVTHFDKELTHYEQRADGTVVAYFADGSSATGDVLVAADGAHSAVRKQYLPHAKLKPAGITTIGAKVPMSPEALRLLPVTSQKGLSLVFAPKGFMCIWHVMEFRWDERGGIKDSAAGNDAELLRAWPGMLFDNTRDYISWGIWASDDKFPKDVLKLRGQALIDLVLKLTPNWHPDFRKLFAMADPTTPFPLHIATSEPVPAWQTTNVTLLGDAIHTMTPGQGVGANTSLRDAMLLTRALTSVHNGSRDLLGAIGEYEAEMIPYGFARVKDSLAENGTNGNDPLHKPVLGRAVLAGSRAYFKAVDKIPSVQRKFLDDLYTYRGAE, from the coding sequence ATGTCCACCAAGACCCCCCTGCACGTTCTGGTCATCGGCGCCGGCTTCGGCGGCCTCACCCTCGCCCACGGGTTGCGGAAGGCCGGTGTGTCCGTCGCGGTCTACGAGAAGCAGCGCAGCCGCACCGACGGCCTCTACGGCTACCGGGTCGGCATCGACCCGACCGGCAACCGCGCGCTGAAGGACTGCCTGCCGCCCAAGCTCTTCGAGACCTTCCTGGCCACCTGCGCCCGCACCCCGCTCTACTTCAACGTCCTGACGGAGAAGAAGCGGCGCACCGCCGCCGTACCGCTGCGCGGTGACGCCGACCTGATCAACTCCGAGCGCTCGGTCTCCCGCCAGACCCTGCGGCAGGTGCTGCTGACCGGCCTGGAGGACGTCACCCACTTCGACAAGGAGCTCACCCACTACGAGCAGCGCGCGGACGGCACGGTGGTGGCGTACTTCGCGGACGGCAGCTCGGCCACCGGTGACGTCCTGGTCGCGGCGGACGGTGCGCACTCCGCGGTGCGCAAGCAGTACCTCCCGCACGCCAAGCTCAAGCCGGCCGGGATCACCACCATCGGCGCCAAGGTGCCGATGAGTCCAGAGGCGCTGCGGCTGCTGCCCGTGACCTCGCAGAAGGGTCTGTCGCTGGTCTTCGCCCCCAAGGGCTTCATGTGCATCTGGCACGTGATGGAGTTCCGCTGGGACGAGCGCGGCGGGATCAAGGACAGCGCCGCGGGCAACGACGCCGAACTGCTGCGGGCCTGGCCCGGGATGCTGTTCGACAACACCCGGGACTACATCTCCTGGGGCATCTGGGCCTCGGACGACAAGTTCCCCAAGGACGTGCTGAAGCTGCGCGGGCAGGCCCTGATCGACCTGGTGCTCAAGCTCACCCCCAACTGGCACCCGGACTTCCGCAAGCTGTTCGCCATGGCGGACCCGACCACGCCCTTCCCGCTGCACATCGCGACCTCCGAGCCGGTGCCGGCCTGGCAGACCACCAACGTCACGCTGCTGGGCGACGCCATCCACACCATGACCCCCGGCCAGGGAGTGGGGGCCAACACCTCGCTGCGCGACGCGATGCTGCTCACCCGGGCGCTGACCTCGGTGCACAACGGTTCGCGCGACCTGCTCGGCGCGATCGGCGAGTACGAGGCCGAGATGATCCCCTACGGCTTCGCCCGGGTGAAGGACTCCCTGGCGGAGAACGGCACCAACGGCAACGACCCGCTGCACAAGCCGGTGCTGGGACGGGCCGTGCTGGCGGGCTCGCGGGCCTACTTCAAGGCCGTCGACAAGATCCCCTCGGTGCAGCGCAAGTTCCTGGACGACCTGTACACCTACCGCGGCGCCGAATAG
- a CDS encoding MFS transporter, with product MSTTPGSSLADPATAGPAGTAERSPWPALLVILFAAFMDMLDLNIAAVATPAIQRSLHAGYAAGQWFVASYALSFAVFLIPGGRLGDMYGRKRVFMTGVAGFTLASAACALAPTAGVLIAARLLQGGFGALMVPQVLAVLQLLFAPNRRGAAFAAYGSVMNLAQLAGPVLGGFLATDNLLGLGWRAVFLINVPIGVLVLIGTSLLLPESRSDRPLRPDPVGILLVALLAALVVYPLQQGRAAGWPTWMLLALVGALPVAALIAWHQHRSGPERALIPVALFRTRSFTAGMVQLLLVYSALLSLQMPVIWETQIGLGWSALRTGCAMVGWVLGTCLFGVPAVALAPRIGRALLACGCVVVAAATLLLSEVAGRSELGFWPLFGCLTAIGCGLGLIAPILINLVLGGVPRRDAGSGAGLANAAVYLASAAGIGLIGLVFFARLGTGGAANARAQEPALRAVLTAQGASVATTDAAVADLRDCVVARTKALDPYQSPAHCPGGAAGNAVQAAMRAGFADSTSHSLRYPAGAFLLVLLLTPLLPRPGAEGGQADRESADRGDPVAAGSPRG from the coding sequence ATGAGCACGACTCCCGGCTCCTCCCTCGCGGATCCCGCCACGGCAGGCCCCGCCGGCACGGCCGAGCGCAGCCCCTGGCCGGCGCTCCTCGTGATCCTCTTCGCCGCCTTCATGGACATGCTCGACCTGAACATCGCCGCCGTGGCCACGCCCGCCATCCAGCGCAGCCTGCACGCCGGTTACGCGGCGGGGCAGTGGTTCGTCGCCTCCTACGCGCTCTCCTTCGCCGTCTTCCTGATCCCCGGCGGACGGCTGGGCGACATGTACGGGCGCAAGCGGGTCTTCATGACCGGTGTCGCCGGATTCACCCTCGCCTCCGCCGCCTGCGCCCTCGCGCCCACGGCCGGGGTCCTCATCGCCGCCCGGCTGCTGCAGGGCGGCTTCGGCGCGTTGATGGTGCCCCAGGTGCTGGCGGTGCTCCAGCTGCTCTTCGCGCCGAACCGGCGGGGCGCGGCCTTCGCGGCCTACGGCTCGGTGATGAACCTGGCGCAGCTGGCCGGTCCGGTCCTCGGCGGCTTCCTGGCCACCGACAACCTGCTCGGTCTCGGCTGGCGGGCGGTCTTCCTGATCAACGTGCCGATCGGCGTCCTGGTGCTGATCGGCACCTCGCTGCTGCTGCCCGAGTCCCGCTCCGACCGCCCGCTGCGGCCCGACCCGGTCGGCATCCTGCTGGTGGCCCTGCTGGCCGCCCTCGTGGTCTACCCGTTGCAGCAGGGCCGGGCGGCGGGCTGGCCGACCTGGATGCTGCTCGCGCTCGTCGGCGCGCTGCCGGTGGCCGCGCTGATCGCCTGGCACCAGCACCGCAGCGGGCCCGAGCGGGCGCTGATCCCCGTGGCGCTGTTCCGCACCCGCTCGTTCACCGCCGGCATGGTGCAGCTGCTGCTCGTCTACTCGGCACTGCTCTCCCTTCAGATGCCGGTGATCTGGGAGACCCAGATCGGCCTGGGCTGGTCGGCCCTGCGCACCGGGTGCGCGATGGTCGGCTGGGTCCTGGGGACCTGCCTGTTCGGTGTCCCCGCGGTCGCCCTGGCGCCGCGGATCGGGCGCGCGCTGCTGGCCTGCGGGTGCGTCGTGGTGGCCGCGGCCACGCTGCTGCTGAGCGAGGTGGCCGGGCGCAGCGAACTCGGCTTCTGGCCGCTGTTCGGCTGCCTGACCGCGATCGGCTGCGGCCTGGGCCTGATCGCGCCGATCCTGATCAACCTGGTGCTGGGCGGGGTCCCGCGCCGGGACGCCGGCAGCGGCGCGGGCCTGGCCAACGCGGCGGTCTACCTGGCCTCGGCGGCCGGGATCGGGCTGATCGGGCTGGTCTTCTTCGCCCGGCTCGGCACCGGCGGGGCCGCCAACGCCCGCGCCCAGGAACCCGCGCTGCGGGCCGTGCTGACCGCCCAGGGGGCGTCGGTCGCCACCACGGACGCGGCGGTGGCGGATCTGCGGGACTGCGTGGTGGCGCGGACCAAGGCGTTGGATCCGTACCAGAGCCCGGCCCACTGCCCGGGCGGCGCCGCGGGGAACGCGGTGCAGGCCGCGATGCGGGCGGGATTCGCCGACTCGACCTCGCACAGCCTGCGCTACCCCGCCGGGGCCTTCCTGCTGGTGCTGCTGCTCACACCGCTGCTGCCGCGGCCCGGCGCCGAAGGCGGCCAGGCGGACCGGGAGAGCGCCGACCGTGGTGACCCGGTGGCCGCCGGGTCACCACGGGGATGA
- the asnB gene encoding asparagine synthase (glutamine-hydrolyzing), producing the protein MCGMTGWVDFSCDLSQERLILDRMTDALEKRGPDARGVWVSTHALLGHTRNSIIDLAGGIQPMVAEENGRTLAVLSYTGEVYNFKQLRSELESRGHRFRTRSDTEVVLRSYVEWGANCAEHLEGMFAFAVWNPLSEELLLVRDRMGIKPVFYKTLPGGLLFGSEPKALFANPLVKRTVDADGLRELFSTAKTPGQSVFSELRELPPGHTLTLSRKGAVLRRYWALEAREHTDDLDTTIAHVRSMMEEIVTRELVADVPLCTALSGGIDSSSITALAAIARAQAGDEPVRTITANFVGYSENFRPDDQRDTPDAPYAAELARHVGADHTDIVLGTADLIDPAAREAAILAQDMPTSLGDMDTSLYLMLRATREHSTVALTGETADEIFGGFKWLHDEELVGLETFPWIAAEQRQEGSRNGQGRGLFSGELLGKLDMFGYYAENYRQTQLETPHQVGENAREHRMRELSYAHLSRWLPMLLDRGDRLAMASGLETRVPFCDHRLVEYVYNVPWEYKIFDGREKSLLRAATKDLLPKSILERPKSPYPVTQDPTYTQALHREFSAVLSDPNSPVLPFLDVEAAWQSVKDPSGVAHQWHSRMNIEMALGFDFWLRSYGIQIEV; encoded by the coding sequence ATGTGCGGTATGACTGGCTGGGTGGACTTCAGCTGCGACCTCTCGCAGGAGCGGCTGATCCTCGACCGGATGACCGATGCCCTGGAGAAGCGGGGTCCCGACGCCCGGGGGGTGTGGGTCTCCACCCACGCGCTCCTGGGCCACACCCGGAACTCCATCATCGACCTCGCCGGCGGCATCCAGCCGATGGTGGCCGAGGAGAACGGCCGGACCCTGGCCGTCCTCTCCTACACCGGTGAGGTCTACAACTTCAAGCAGCTGCGCTCCGAGTTGGAGAGCCGCGGCCACCGCTTCCGCACCCGCAGCGACACCGAGGTGGTCCTGCGCTCCTACGTGGAGTGGGGCGCCAACTGCGCCGAGCACCTGGAGGGCATGTTCGCCTTCGCGGTCTGGAACCCGCTCAGCGAGGAACTGCTGCTGGTGCGCGACCGGATGGGGATCAAGCCGGTCTTCTACAAGACGCTCCCCGGCGGGCTGCTCTTCGGCTCCGAGCCCAAGGCGCTGTTCGCCAACCCGCTGGTGAAGCGGACGGTGGACGCCGACGGCCTGCGCGAGCTCTTCTCCACCGCCAAGACGCCCGGCCAGAGCGTCTTCAGCGAGCTGCGCGAGCTGCCCCCGGGCCACACCCTGACGCTGAGCCGCAAGGGTGCCGTGCTGCGCCGCTACTGGGCGCTGGAGGCGCGCGAGCACACCGACGACCTGGACACCACGATCGCCCACGTCCGCTCCATGATGGAGGAGATCGTCACCCGGGAGCTGGTCGCGGACGTCCCGCTGTGCACCGCGCTCTCCGGCGGCATCGACTCCAGCTCGATCACCGCACTCGCCGCGATCGCCCGCGCCCAGGCCGGTGACGAGCCGGTGCGCACGATCACCGCCAACTTCGTCGGCTACAGCGAGAACTTCCGGCCCGACGACCAGCGCGACACCCCCGACGCCCCGTACGCGGCCGAACTCGCCCGGCACGTCGGCGCCGACCACACGGACATCGTGCTGGGCACCGCGGACCTGATCGACCCGGCCGCGCGCGAAGCCGCGATCCTCGCCCAGGACATGCCGACCTCGCTCGGCGACATGGACACCTCGCTCTACCTGATGCTGCGGGCCACCCGCGAGCACTCCACCGTCGCGCTCACCGGCGAGACCGCGGACGAGATCTTCGGCGGCTTCAAGTGGCTGCACGACGAGGAGCTCGTCGGTCTCGAGACCTTCCCCTGGATCGCCGCCGAGCAGCGCCAGGAGGGCAGCCGCAACGGCCAGGGCCGCGGCCTGTTCTCCGGTGAACTGCTCGGCAAGCTGGACATGTTCGGCTACTACGCCGAGAACTACCGCCAGACCCAGCTGGAGACGCCGCACCAGGTGGGCGAGAACGCCCGTGAGCACCGGATGCGCGAGCTCAGCTACGCCCACCTGTCGCGCTGGCTGCCGATGCTGCTGGACCGCGGCGACCGGCTGGCGATGGCCTCGGGCCTGGAGACCCGGGTGCCGTTCTGCGACCACCGGTTGGTGGAGTACGTCTACAACGTGCCGTGGGAGTACAAGATCTTCGACGGCCGGGAGAAGAGCCTGCTGCGCGCGGCCACCAAGGACCTGCTGCCCAAGTCGATCCTGGAGCGCCCGAAGAGCCCCTACCCGGTGACCCAGGACCCGACCTACACCCAGGCGCTGCACCGCGAGTTCTCCGCCGTGCTCAGCGACCCCAACTCGCCGGTGCTCCCCTTCCTGGACGTGGAGGCGGCCTGGCAGTCCGTCAAGGACCCCTCCGGCGTGGCCCACCAGTGGCACAGCCGGATGAACATCGAGATGGCCCTCGGCTTCGACTTCTGGCTGCGCAGCTACGGCATCCAGATCGAGGTCTGA
- a CDS encoding IS5 family transposase (programmed frameshift): MSRGEITDAAWARIEPLLPQRDGAGRPWRDHRQVVNGVLWRLRTGAPWRDLPERYGPWQTVYRRFAQWEKDGTWTALLQEVQVRNDAVGTVEWTVSIDSTAARAHQHAAGARKKGNRPEDESDDPAAVARREALGRSRGGLTTKIHLAVDGRGLPLSIVLSTGNAADCTMLPAVLDAIRVPRPGAGRPRTRPDRVVADKAYSSRKIRDLLRRRRIKATIPERRDQIAGRARRGLRGGRPPAFDKTAYKGRNVVERCFAKLKQFRAVATRFDKLANRYRAGVVLASLILWLRAEEQ; the protein is encoded by the exons GTGAGTCGAGGAGAGATAACCGATGCTGCGTGGGCTCGGATAGAGCCGTTGTTGCCGCAGCGGGACGGCGCCGGGCGTCCCTGGCGGGATCATCGCCAGGTGGTCAACGGGGTGCTGTGGCGACTGCGTACGGGTGCCCCGTGGCGTGATCTGCCCGAACGATACGGCCCGTGGCAGACCGTCTACCGGCGCTTCGCTCAATGGGAGAAGGACGGCACCTGGACTGCACTCCTGCAGGAGGTCCAGGTCCGCAACGACGCGGTGGGGACCGTGGAGTGGACGGTCTCGATCGACTCCACCGCTGCGAGGGCTCACCAGCACGCGGCCGGGGCCCGCAAAAAGGGGA ATCGGCCCGAGGACGAATCGGATGATCCGGCAGCAGTTGCGCGCCGCGAGGCGCTTGGCAGGTCCCGGGGCGGGCTGACCACCAAGATCCACCTGGCGGTCGACGGCCGGGGCCTGCCGCTGTCGATCGTATTGAGCACGGGCAACGCGGCCGACTGCACGATGCTGCCCGCCGTCCTGGACGCCATCCGCGTCCCGCGTCCCGGGGCCGGGCGACCAAGGACCAGACCCGACCGGGTCGTGGCCGACAAGGCCTACTCCTCCCGGAAGATCCGCGACCTGCTGCGGCGCCGACGGATCAAGGCGACCATCCCCGAACGCCGGGACCAGATCGCAGGCCGCGCCCGTCGCGGCCTGCGCGGCGGGCGACCGCCGGCCTTCGACAAGACCGCCTACAAAGGGCGGAACGTCGTCGAGCGGTGCTTCGCCAAGCTGAAGCAATTCCGGGCAGTGGCAACCAGGTTCGACAAGCTGGCCAACCGCTACCGGGCCGGCGTCGTCCTCGCCTCACTGATCCTGTGGCTGCGAGCCGAGGAGCAATGA
- a CDS encoding TenA family protein: MVKPIAAGQGGGPLREELGALVADGARRLCEHPYYEGLRDGSLPGAALLHFTLQDSCHLLPGYGRAQARCSALARDDRQAAVLSRMATGALEDCTVRLAGLSSTAERLGLELAPDGQPPAVAPTTLGYVSFLAAAGATSLAAGLGAVLPSAWLYMLVTDDLLARHDPCSRYAKEVENAHPGEFYRGMLADFIDLVEEVAAGSSASERRELVRNAGHAVRYEWAFVDAAWRQEAWPF; this comes from the coding sequence ATGGTGAAACCGATCGCGGCAGGACAGGGCGGCGGCCCCCTGCGGGAGGAGCTCGGCGCACTGGTGGCCGACGGGGCCCGCCGGTTGTGCGAGCACCCTTACTACGAGGGCCTGCGGGACGGCAGTTTGCCGGGCGCTGCCCTGCTCCACTTCACGCTTCAGGACTCCTGCCACCTGCTGCCCGGCTACGGCCGGGCGCAGGCCCGCTGCTCCGCACTGGCCCGGGACGACCGCCAGGCGGCCGTGCTGAGCCGGATGGCGACGGGGGCCCTCGAGGACTGCACGGTCCGGCTGGCGGGCCTGAGCTCGACGGCCGAGCGGCTTGGCCTGGAGCTGGCGCCCGACGGGCAGCCGCCGGCCGTCGCCCCGACCACGCTGGGCTACGTGAGCTTCCTGGCCGCCGCGGGCGCCACCTCACTGGCCGCCGGCCTCGGTGCGGTGCTGCCGTCGGCCTGGCTGTACATGCTGGTCACCGACGACCTGCTGGCCCGCCACGACCCCTGCTCGCGCTACGCGAAGGAAGTCGAGAACGCGCACCCCGGCGAGTTCTACCGGGGGATGCTCGCCGACTTCATCGACCTGGTCGAGGAGGTCGCCGCGGGCAGCTCGGCCTCCGAGCGGCGGGAGTTGGTGCGCAACGCCGGCCATGCGGTGCGCTACGAGTGGGCCTTCGTGGACGCCGCCTGGCGCCAGGAGGCCTGGCCGTTCTGA
- a CDS encoding cytochrome P450, which translates to MRSPSEPPRFPFEVPPGLQEQPEFRRLRAEPGLCRVQLPYGEPAYLAVRHQDVKSLLTDRRFSRVESVGPGEPRLLPIVQRANLLMVSDGAGHERLRRRLAAAFTVRGVERLRPKVVAIVSDLLDGLEKQGGPADLMELFALPLPILMICEVLGVPPADRARFRELAESFLAAKLHRLTAEQIGGAGQELRRYLVELVAARHRESTEDLLGTLAAEGELSDDELVGLAVTILIAGHEVLADQLANVAYFLLTSPEHHQQLLTRPESIPAAVEEMLRWTPLGTSTGNPRRAVEDVELGGTLVRAGEYVLPVISAANHDETVFPDADRVDFRRPANPHLGFGSGAHRCLGSALARLELQVAVESLLRRLPGLRLAVPAEEIAWCEGGLVRGPLTLPVVW; encoded by the coding sequence ATGAGAAGTCCTTCCGAGCCGCCGCGCTTCCCCTTCGAGGTGCCGCCCGGCCTCCAGGAGCAGCCGGAGTTCCGCCGGTTGCGGGCCGAGCCTGGCCTGTGCCGGGTCCAACTCCCCTATGGGGAACCGGCTTATCTCGCGGTGCGCCACCAGGACGTCAAGTCCCTGCTCACCGACCGCCGGTTCAGCCGGGTCGAGTCGGTCGGGCCCGGGGAGCCGCGGTTGCTGCCGATCGTCCAGCGGGCCAACCTGCTGATGGTCTCCGACGGCGCCGGGCACGAACGGCTGCGCCGAAGGCTCGCGGCGGCCTTCACGGTGCGCGGGGTCGAGCGGTTGCGGCCCAAGGTGGTGGCGATCGTCTCGGACCTGCTGGACGGCCTGGAGAAGCAGGGCGGGCCCGCCGATCTGATGGAGCTGTTCGCGCTGCCGCTGCCGATCCTGATGATCTGCGAGGTGCTGGGCGTCCCGCCGGCCGACCGGGCCCGGTTTCGGGAGTTGGCGGAGTCCTTCCTGGCCGCCAAGCTGCACCGGTTGACCGCCGAGCAGATCGGCGGGGCCGGCCAGGAGCTGCGGCGCTACCTGGTCGAGCTGGTGGCCGCCCGCCACCGCGAGAGCACCGAGGACCTGCTCGGCACGCTGGCCGCCGAGGGCGAACTGTCCGACGACGAGTTGGTCGGGCTCGCGGTGACCATCCTGATCGCCGGACACGAGGTGCTCGCCGACCAACTGGCCAACGTCGCCTACTTCCTGCTGACCAGCCCCGAGCACCACCAGCAGCTGCTCACGCGGCCGGAGTCGATCCCGGCGGCGGTCGAGGAGATGCTGCGCTGGACCCCGCTGGGGACGAGCACCGGAAACCCCCGCCGGGCGGTTGAGGACGTCGAACTGGGCGGCACCCTGGTGCGGGCCGGCGAGTACGTGCTGCCGGTGATCAGCGCCGCCAACCACGATGAGACGGTCTTCCCGGACGCCGACCGAGTCGACTTCCGGCGCCCGGCCAACCCCCATCTCGGCTTCGGCTCCGGAGCCCACCGCTGCCTGGGCTCGGCGCTGGCCCGGCTGGAACTCCAGGTGGCCGTGGAGTCGTTGCTGCGCCGGCTGCCCGGGCTGCGGCTCGCCGTGCCGGCCGAGGAGATCGCCTGGTGCGAGGGCGGCCTGGTGCGTGGCCCGCTCACCCTGCCTGTCGTCTGGTGA
- a CDS encoding SDR family NAD(P)-dependent oxidoreductase, with translation MDLQLKGKRAVVTGASRGIGLSIVRALVAEGVEVVGGARNPGEELREATAHTYAVDLSTAEGPARLVEHAVETLGGLDILVNNVGGRTVSANGFLDLDDEGWRKGFELNFFSAVRSIRAALPSLLESRGAIVNIGSVNGRLAAPRLAEYGAAKAALTNLTKALSEEFGPKGVRVNTISPGPVLTDTWNSPARAERMGMSVDDLVAAVPKWMSLTTGKIIDPDEVAAIVLLLASDRLPSTTGADWLIDAGMLKSV, from the coding sequence ATGGACCTGCAGTTGAAGGGCAAGCGGGCCGTCGTCACCGGCGCGAGCCGGGGGATCGGCCTGTCCATCGTCCGGGCACTGGTCGCCGAGGGGGTCGAGGTGGTCGGCGGCGCCCGCAACCCCGGCGAGGAGCTGCGCGAGGCCACCGCGCACACCTACGCGGTGGACCTGAGCACGGCCGAGGGGCCGGCCCGCCTGGTGGAGCACGCGGTCGAGACCCTCGGCGGCCTGGACATCCTGGTGAACAACGTGGGCGGCCGCACGGTCTCCGCGAACGGCTTCCTCGACCTGGACGACGAGGGCTGGCGCAAGGGCTTCGAGCTGAACTTCTTCAGCGCCGTCCGCTCGATCAGGGCCGCGCTGCCGAGCCTGCTCGAGAGCCGCGGGGCCATCGTGAACATCGGCTCGGTCAACGGCCGGCTGGCCGCGCCGCGGCTGGCCGAGTACGGCGCGGCGAAGGCGGCGCTGACCAACCTCACGAAGGCGCTCTCGGAGGAGTTCGGGCCCAAGGGCGTGCGGGTGAACACGATCTCCCCCGGTCCGGTGCTCACCGACACCTGGAACAGCCCGGCCCGCGCCGAGCGGATGGGCATGTCGGTCGACGACCTGGTCGCCGCGGTGCCCAAGTGGATGTCGCTCACCACGGGGAAGATCATCGACCCCGACGAGGTCGCCGCCATCGTGCTCCTGCTGGCCTCCGACCGGCTGCCCAGCACCACGGGTGCCGACTGGCTGATCGACGCGGGCATGCTCAAGTCGGTCTGA